The window ACCTGGTTCAACATCGTTGAACCAAACATATCGAgctcgaaattcattttgttcgggAGAAAGTAGCTTGTGGTCAAATCTGTGTATTTCACATTCCCTCTCACAATCAAGATGTGGATATCTTCACTAAAGGTTTACCTCTCATACACTTTGAAGATTTCAAGAACAATTTCAATGTTCTTCAGCGTCCCGATTCAGGGATATATTAGCCGAAGATTCCCTTCCTCATATTGAGGAACCTTTGTTATAATAGATATGCATTGTTATATAGAAGATATGCTATACATTTATTGTTGAGATAATATCCGTAAATAGCGATAGGTCGATTGTATATATTTCGGTTGTAACTCAATGGAATACACAAGAAAATTACACCGCTTAACAGAAGTAAAGCAACGACACAAGAAGGTAAGATCTCTATCTCACAACACAAATAGACAAAAGAACTTGTTATTAAGTTCAACAAGGATAATTCTTCTCGTGCCTCAATAATCCCTATTGAGTTTGGACTAAAATTGTCCAAAGAATGCATCAAAGAAAAATGTGGATCCCAAATTATATCAAAGTCTAGTTTAATGCCTGATATCATGTTCCTAATTAGTTTAGTTAGTTCCCAATTATTTTAATTAGTCATTACATGGAAACTGCGCttaggcctgatatcatgttcccAATTAGTTTAATAAGTCGTTACATGGAAACTCCAAAAAGAAGTCAGTAGGAAGCAGGAAAATGCATTCTACATTTCATCAAAGTGACCCTCAATCATGGCATCATATATTCTAAAGTTAATTAGTTTTTAGTGACAACTATTACGGAGGGAATCTCGAGGATAGCAAAAGCACTACAGGATATATATTTAGTCTTTGCGCATGTGTTGTTTCTTGCCATTAATCAAAGAAATAAAAGTTGCTTGCAATATCATCTGTAGAGGCCAAGTATACATCTCTTTCTATGGCTACCTGTCAAGCTCTTTGGCTAAGAGGAATCCTAGAACTACATGCATATCTCTCAAAAATATGGAAAAAAGATATATTGTGATAATAAGTCCCCATGGAAAGATTAAGCATATTCGTATTAAGTTTCATTTTATCCGTGAACTAGTAAGCAATGGTGATGTGGAAGTAGATTTATGTGGAACAAAAGATCAAATTGCAGATATCTTTAATAATGCCTTGCAGCCTGGAAGTTTCCATCACTTGATAAACAGTTGCAGTGGTTTAACTTCAATctacttgtatatatatatataccacaaTCATATGTATGAAAATAATGATGTAATTCTGAAGTATTTGATCTATAATAAAAGCATCAGTTTAGTGTATATACTTTGTGAGATTTCCATTACATTTAACATAGTGCATAGATGCTCGCACGACCCAACATGATCAAAAAATTTAGCAAGAAAGTGATCTTAAGACTTAACAAACTTTATGTCTTCTACTTTATCTCATCATCATGTCTTGCATTGAAATCTTGATGTGTGATGAACTGATTGATGAATTCAAGCTCTTCCACAGTTGgaagatccaaatcacttgtttCTATCATCATCTCACAGTTAGAAGATCCAGCTGCTAACTGAATGTTCATATCTTGAGGAGTGAATCGATTGATGCATTCATGTTGATCGAAACAAACCATCTCAGAGTTCCATGTACTTGTTCCTATCATCATGTCATTGTTAGAAGATCCATCTGGTGATGATGAGTTGTATGAAGGATTCATCATTGATTTCACATGTCCACCATTGATATCTTGAGGTATGAATTCATGTTGATCCAAACCAAATTCAGTTCTACTTGTTCTTATCATTATGTCACACTTTCCTCCTCCTTTCATGCCATGAACATTTTTACACCCTTCACATCGACAATTATTCCAGCATCCGACTTTACCCTATTGGGATTTACTCAAAAAGATTAGTAGAAGCATGAGAAAGTAAAGAGATTAATCTAACATGAATTTGAAAAACCCTATAATTTATATACCTTATAGCACTCACAATACTCATGCATGCACATTGATTTCTTACATCTGCAACATTTTCAGTGTTTTTGTACAGTTGGCATCAACTTATCTCCACCCTCCTGTTGATAATCATTATGCATGTTAAGGATCGATGAATTAGAATATGCAACGTGAGAAAGTTTAAAGATCATAGATTGTGTACAAAAGAATGAATCTTGGGTGAAAATGCATGTGGATCTCTTTCTTCTATGCATTCACGTGACTCGTGGACTTCATCTTCATAGTCACGTAGATTGAAGCATTCTTTACACCTACATGCTTCAGAACAATAGAATCCAGCAGAAAAGCAATCACAATAACTGAAAAAGGAACTGTTTATGAACATCATCATAGAAACATAATTGAAAGGGAGAAAGAGTTGTTGCTGATATTGAAATTTGAACTTAAAGTTTCAAGCATTTGGTCTTCTTACACTTGCAGTGTCTATAaacatcatcatcgtcatcgttTCTTTTTGTATCCATTCGGGAACAATTAGAGAAAAATCTGAATATATATGACAGGAAGAATTCATCATTATCGGGATTTTGAAATGTCAGAGTTATAAACTCAAGAATTCAGGTTCCCCTGATTGAATACTTTCATGCGTAAATTCATCTCTAGTTGAAAGGTAAAATTAGAAATTAAATGAGATTTCAGGAAATTAACACGATTATCTATTACGTTCATTCATTTGATAAAACCTTCCTTCACAAATCTTTCATATCCTAACAACCCCAAAACCTGACATCCCATCGATCGATCCTTCTTCAGAATAACCTTACGAACAAAATTACAGAGTAAAGAATATACAAGTGAAGATACACATTCTGATATGCTAGAATTGGAAACAATTCACCAAGAAAGTCTTcgaaaacataaattgaaaatgaTAAAACCCTTCAGCAAGAACTGGAACTTTCGACAATTACTTTACCCCGTCGATTCACAAAATTAGCGTAGTATCAAAAACAGATTTAGAAATGAAAACAGGATATGCGATACGTACCTGGAAACCAGTGGATTTCGTAGATGAAAGCGGTGTAGTGATGGCGTTAATGGGGTTATTTTCTTGTTCAGGAGAATTAATGCCCTAAAAGAAAACCCCAACTCGTTATTTCTTATCAgcgtagaagaagaagaagctatgGATTCTTGAATCAAGATCAACACTCTTTTAGCAAAAACAGAGGGAGAAAAACCATtagaaatgtaatggagaatgATAAAAAGGCGGGAATCTATAATACGCCTCGCAACGGTAACTAATTGCGGAAAAACAATTGTTCTTTATTTTATCCGTGACAAATTTTCTAACACAAGTGTTCAATTATCAAATTTTTTTAATGATATGTGACAGATAAAAGAAAAAACAAGAATAGTCTAAATGTTAATGCTATTTTGTCTAaaaaaagcataaagtttcaCATCTCTTCAAAGCCACAAATTTTATAGGGACCCACTGCAAAATATGTGCATATTCCAGAAAAAAAAGGTTTTGCATGTTTTTGTGTTTTGGGCTTTTACAAAACATGGTTACAACAAATGTAGCATAAGAGCAAATGAGAAACGTATCTATTGCAAATGGGCTTTTACAACAAATGGGCTAGATTTCTTTAGTGTCAAACTGCCAAACATACGATATTTAAGAGATAAAGTTGAAAGTTTTTCATGTTTACAATAATTATAGTCAAATTGTCACGATTGTTCAAAATTCTTAGGTTCTTGTAGAAGCTAAGAATTGTAAATGTGATGTGGAAACATAAACTGAATGATATAATAAGTAATAACTACACATGTAGCATAAGATCAAAAAGCTTCATTTTATCATGTATTTAAACTTCATAAAGATCAACGTATCCTTGCATGTGTTTGCAAAGTTATATTTTCCTCATAAGCTAGAATGCTCTTCTTTACATTTAAATTTTACATTCCTGATATGctaaaaatatcatatttagaGGAGATGAGTATGTTTCTACTTTTTCCTCTCATCATGTCTTACATTGAAATCTTGAGATGTAGACTGATTCATGAATTCAAACTGATCCAAATCTTGAGAAGTGAACTGATTCATCAATTCAAGTTGATCCAAAGTTGGAAGATCCAAATCATACTCCGTTTTACTTGTTCCTATCATCATCTCAAAGTTAGAAGATTCAGCTGCTGATTGAATGTATGAAAAGTTTGTCACTGAACTTAGATTTCTTTCATTCATCTTATTCTTATCAAAGTTATCCTCTCTCTTGCCATGAACATTTTTACATCCTCTACAACGACATTGAAGCTGGCATCCAACTTTAGCCTATTGGAAATAACTCAAAAAAGTTAGTAGAAACCCGAGAAGTATTTAAAGAGAATATGACATGAACTGAATAATTGTTACTCAGTTATAATTAAACACATACCTTATTGCACTTACATGATTCTTTCAAGCACATTGACAACCTACATTCACAACCGATTTTGTTCCTATCTTTATCCTCCTGTTTGCAACCATAATGAGTATTAAGAATCAATTATTTCACATGCAAAGTCAAGTTTTAAAGATCATAGGCTGTGATCAAAAGAATGAAACCTTGGTGGAAAATGCAAGTGGATTTCTCACTTTTGCTTGTTCACGTGCGACTTCAACTGTATCTTGATAATCAAGTCGATTACAGCATTCTTTGCAAGAGCAAGCTTCAGTACAATAAGATTCAGCAGCAAAGCAACCACAATATCTGTTGTGTTAAAAAGACTCAAACTTTAGTTGCAAAAATTTAATGGGAAAAAGAGTTGTTGTCATTATTAAATTTGAACTTACAGTTTCAAGCACTTGGTAGTCTTACACTTGCAGCATTTATGAGCATCAATGTTGCGTTTTGTAGCCATTCTGAAATAATTAAAGAATACCATGAATAAATATAACAGGAAGCATCTATCCACATCAAAAAGTATGGCATGAAGCATGAAGAAAAACCTTTTGTTTTGGGGGTTTTGAGGCAATTAACCATGTTATCTTTCATACCCATTTATCATTTAAAATACTTTCTACTTGACTTCCATGATTTCACCCTAAATTTGACATCCTATATCAATCCTTTCTCTGCATATAATCATACTAACAAAATTACAGGGTGGAGTCATGACTTATGAGCATCAAATTTGAAACTAAGTCTCCGAATCTAAGAGTAAAATCTTTACAGGTTAATGTAAACATTCTAATGCGCTTGAATTGGAAGGAAAATGTCATCAATTTCACCCAAAATAACCTTTCAAAAAGTAAAATGAAAACGACAGAAACCATCACCATGAACTggaaccatcggcaaagattttacGGATTTACAAGATAAGGGTATTTGGAACGAATTCAGAAACGAAATTTAGGATAAAACTGTGTGTACCTCGAAACCAGTCGATTTCTTTGATTAAAGAAGCGTCAGTGATGGTGCCCTAAAAGAAGCCAAAATCCGATCAGCGTAGAAGAAGAGCCGATGATTCTTGAAACCCTAACCAAGATCGATATCCTTTAAGCAAAAACAGAGCATaaggaacaaaaaaaaaacagaaaagtaaatataaaatgataaaaaggCGGGAAACTATAAAAGATATATGCCTCGCAACGGTAACGGAGTACCGGTGGTGGAGTTGCTAAGCTTGTTTTTTATTTGAACCATcatatcatttatttatttttgtttttggtctCTAGTATAGTCTAGTGAAATAACTATTTTGtccttaataatatatatattttttaattattttaatatctTTGTTGTTTGAAGtattatttgatatatatatatatatataaaacaatatGGACTCATCACCACCCATCGGTTTCCTCATTgagttcaagaacatgaagatGATTTTGGTATTGAGAAACTCAAAGGTTTCAACAATAATAGTGTTATTGAAATTGGAATGCAGTTTTGGAGAGAGACTATATGTGAGGTAAGAGAGGAAAGCCAACGAGAAAAGGAAATCGAAAGAGAAAACGAGCTTTTGAGATCTGAAGGTTGCAAATATACCGGTCACCGACACCAATAAAGAAAGATAACGGAGGAGAAGTGTAACCATCATCGATCTAGTAATTCTATCGCTTTAACTTTTGATAACTTCAACATGTATATGTTGCAAATGTGAGTTCCACTATTGGTATCAAATACTCAAGAGTAAGACAAAAAATAGAAAGTTATATCACATAGAATGGTAAGTATCTACCAGGGGTAGCAATCGTGTAGGCTTCGGATTGACGGGTCAAAATGCATCAACCCGTACACGACCTATATAATTATTCATGTCGAGGGCTAGCATGTTAGAAATATTAACCCGTACACGACTTATCTAACCCGTTTATATATACGTGTCCATGGGTCAGATCGGGTTGGCAGGCCGACGAGTTGACCTATAAACCCAAATATTCTTTGTGTAATAATAAGGACTGATTTAATATAGGGCACTAAACACACATAGGATGATAGACATAATtacataaattaaatataatatattataatattatacaatGAATCTTCCCATAAGGAGGGAGGTTTTGGGTTCAAATATTCTCATGAGGAAGCTTGATTTAATGCAACAATaccttttaaaaaataaaaaatagaaaaataaaaaaaaattaaataggtTGGCCGGTTGATCCGTGAACCCAATAACTAACCCGAAAACTATCCGTTTTTTAGCAGGTTGGTGGGTCAGAAATCTCAACCCAAACCGTTTATTTTTGTAGCAGGTTCATGTTTAGAGTTGCCACCCCTAGTAAATGCCCATTGCTGGATTCTCCAATTGTTCTCTTCTTCACCTTAGCTAGGTAAATAGGAAAAATCCTCCTTTAGTGGCTTTTCTTACGACAATGATACCAGTTGAACATTTTTGTTGAATGGCCCAAATATTTGTCGACAACTTATATTATTTGGGAAAGTTCAGTTTAGTGTGTTCTAACCAAGTTATTGAACATTTCTTTAGCAATATCATACATAACCAACCAGAAACAAAGGAATTGGATAACAAAGTTACTGATCCATTTAATTATCTTTTAACTACCAGTTTTCCAAACATCGACTAACATTGCATAATTAGTAGGTTTCTTTAGTGATTTACCATGTAGGTTTGTACCAATATATTTTAATTACACATAGATTTCTCATGCAAAACATTCTTCATAACATAACTCTAATCGACATACTTTTTACAATCTAATTCAACACTAACCAACTTAAAAAAATCATCTTTTCATCCAACCATCACAACAATACACAAATTACTAACTAGAACACCGAAAAAGACTAATGTTCTTACATGagaatataagaaaaaaaaatccacATTTAGCAAACTATATATCTTCTACTTTCTCCTATCATCATGTCTTGATTTGAAATCTTGAGGTATAGTGAACGGATTCATGAACTGATCAAGCTGATCCATAGGAACCATATCCCAGTCCCTTGTACTTGTTCCTATCATCTTCTCACAGTTGGAAGATCCAGCTACTGATGGGATGTATGCAGTGTTCATCATTGAACTCAGATCTCTAGCATTGATATCTTCATGTGTGAATTGATTCATGACTTCAAACTGATTTAAAGAAACCATATCAGTGTATGAAAGGTTTCCCACTGAACTCGGATCATTACCATTGATATCTTGTGGTGTTCCTATCATCATGTCATGGTTAGAAGATTGAAATTGTATGTATGGAATGTCCATATTTTGAGGTATAAACTGATTCATGAATTCAGACTCCATTGTACTTGTTTCCATCTTCATCTCAAAGCTATCCCCTCGTTTTCCATGAATGTTTTCACATATTCCTACACATCGACATTCACTTCGGCATCCCACTTGAGTCTATTGTGAttaatcaaaaacaaaaaaaaaaaacaaaaaaaaagttagtaGAAACTCGAGAAATTAAAGTAAAGATAATCTGACATATATGAATTGAAAAAACCCTATAACATACCCTATAGCACTTGCATAAAAGTTGTGAGCATAATGAAACCCTACACTTGCAACCTATTATGTGCTTTTCTCGACCCTCCTGTTGACAACGATTATGGATTAAGAATCCATTAATTTGCATGGAGTTGCAAAGtcaagtttttaaagatgattAAGAGATAAAGAGAATGAACCTTGGTGGAAAATGCCAGTGGATTTCGCTCTTGTGCTTCTTCACGTGCCTTGTCAACTTTTTCTTTATAATCAAGTTGATTGAAGCATTCTTTGCATGAACATGCTTCGTTACAATGATGTTCAGCAGCGAAGCAAATACAATAACTGCAAAGGAACTGTTGTGCTATAAAACATAAGCTTTAATTAGTTGCCATTATTAAATTCGAACTTACAGTTTCAAGCAATTGGTATTCTGACAGTTGCATCCTTTATGAGCATGGTTTTTTCTTTTTCTAGGCATTCTTGGAACTGTAAGAGAAGAACATGAAAAGTTATTACAGAAACATCAAGTCTGACAGGAAACATGAAGAAAAATCTTTCTTTTTGGGGTTTTGAAATGTCAGATTCATAAACACTAGGAATTCAGGTTCCCCAAATCAAATAATCTCATATGCTCAATTGGGAATCAAGTAATTTAATTGTGGTGTTTCCGATGACCTAAATTCGTTAATTAAAAACGTTCCTCTATCTACAGAAAGAACAACGATCTTTCAAGTGGTTGTTTTCACTAATTTTCCTCTATATTCGTCATTGCATCAATCCTTCTTACTAACAAAATTATAGAGTGGACTTACGAGCATCAAGTTTCAAACAGAGTGTTCTAATCTGAGCGTGAAAAACATACAAGTGAAAGTAGGCATTCTAATGCGCAAGAATTGGCAAGAAAACACCATCAAATTCACCAAGAATAGCTTTTCAGACAAAATTCTTCACTAATAACTGGAATAATCGGCAAAGATTTTACCGATTTACAAGATAAGGGGATTAGAAACAAATTCAAATAAGAAATGTAGGATTAAACTGTAAGTATACCTGGAAACCAATGGATTTCTTTGATGAAAGAGGTGTCAATGGGATTATTTACTTAATGCCCTAATTAATAAAACCCCAAAGCTGATCAGCGTGGAAGAAGAGTCGACGATTTTTGAAACCCTAATCAAGATCGATA of the Lactuca sativa cultivar Salinas chromosome 6, Lsat_Salinas_v11, whole genome shotgun sequence genome contains:
- the LOC122194811 gene encoding CRC domain-containing protein TSO1, with the translated sequence MESEFMNQFIPQNMDIPYIQFQSSNHDMMIGTPQDINGNDPSSVGNLSYTDMVSLNQFEVMNQFTHEDINARDLSSMMNTAYIPSVAGSSNCEKMIGTSTRDWDMVPMDQLDQFMNPFTIPQDFKSRHDDRRKMATKRNIDAHKCCKCKTTKCLKLYCGCFAAESYCTEACSCKECCNRLDYQDTVEVAREQAKVRNPLAFSTKEDKDRNKIGCECRLSMCLKESCKCNKAKVGCQLQCRCRGCKNVHGKREDNFDKNKMNERNLSSVTNFSYIQSAAESSNFEMMIGTSKTEYDLDLPTLDQLELMNQFTSQDLDQFEFMNQSTSQDFNVRHDERKK